From one Streptomyces sp. Q6 genomic stretch:
- a CDS encoding GntR family transcriptional regulator encodes MKTSEDGPLHQRLGAEFRRRIEAGEWPEGRPVPSEAQLCEEFGTSRGPVRQALAQLRAEGHLVGGRGRPPVARRVTPSQPFASLMSFTQWARSIGRTPGQHTVEVARRRATPETAGRLGLDEGAPVVDLVRVRHLDGVPAMIERSTFVLDAGLHLFAFDPDEGSVYEALTGRGVDLHHARHTIDAIAADADDAALLGIDAGQPLLRVRRLAFTGDGAPVEYADDRYLPAMATFTIENTVGGRTVAGRDRTGAPAPRTTVEETQ; translated from the coding sequence GTGAAGACAAGTGAGGACGGGCCGCTGCATCAGCGGCTCGGAGCTGAGTTCCGGCGGCGTATCGAGGCCGGGGAGTGGCCCGAGGGCCGACCGGTGCCGAGCGAGGCGCAGCTGTGCGAGGAGTTCGGCACCTCGCGCGGCCCGGTCCGCCAGGCCCTCGCGCAACTGCGGGCGGAAGGACACCTCGTCGGCGGCCGTGGCCGACCGCCCGTCGCCCGGCGGGTCACCCCCTCGCAGCCGTTCGCCTCGCTCATGTCGTTCACGCAGTGGGCGCGCTCCATCGGGCGCACCCCCGGCCAGCACACCGTCGAGGTCGCCCGGCGTCGCGCGACACCGGAGACCGCGGGCCGGCTCGGCCTCGACGAGGGCGCGCCGGTCGTCGACCTCGTCCGGGTGCGCCACCTCGACGGCGTGCCCGCGATGATCGAACGCTCCACGTTCGTCCTCGACGCGGGCCTGCACCTGTTCGCCTTCGATCCCGACGAGGGGTCCGTGTACGAGGCCCTCACCGGCCGCGGCGTCGATCTCCACCATGCCCGCCACACCATCGACGCCATCGCGGCGGACGCGGACGACGCCGCGCTCCTCGGCATCGACGCGGGCCAACCGCTGTTGCGCGTACGGCGGTTGGCGTTCACCGGTGACGGCGCGCCCGTCGAGTACGCCGACGACCGCTATCTGCCGGCCATGGCCACCTTCACCATCGAGAACACCGTCGGGGGCCGCACCGTCGCCGGCCGCGACCGCACCGGCGCACCGGCCCCCCGAACCACAGTTGAGGAAACCCAGTGA
- a CDS encoding phosphonatase-like hydrolase — protein MIELAVFDMAGTTIEEHGAVYEALRHAVESTGVPVDDADLQTWMGTDKREAIAALVRIGGGTPDADLVERQYEAFRAYLVKRYAEVPPTPIAHADTALEALRARGIKVALTTGFSDDVALPLLASLGWSTGEGGTLDAVVTSDEVPRGRPAPYMIHRAMEKTGVVDVRKVLVAGDTVVDLEAGTNAGAGVVVGVLTGQLSREQLELHPHTYVLAGVADVPGLPETVS, from the coding sequence GTGATCGAACTCGCCGTCTTCGACATGGCAGGCACCACCATCGAGGAACACGGAGCCGTCTACGAGGCACTGCGCCACGCCGTCGAGTCCACCGGCGTCCCGGTCGACGACGCCGACCTCCAGACCTGGATGGGCACCGACAAGCGCGAGGCCATCGCCGCGCTCGTCCGCATCGGCGGCGGCACCCCCGACGCGGACCTGGTGGAGCGGCAGTACGAAGCCTTCCGTGCCTACCTCGTCAAGCGCTACGCGGAGGTGCCGCCGACGCCGATAGCCCACGCCGACACGGCACTTGAGGCCTTGCGCGCCCGTGGCATCAAGGTCGCCCTCACCACCGGTTTCAGCGACGACGTGGCGCTGCCGCTGCTCGCCTCGCTCGGCTGGTCCACCGGCGAGGGCGGCACCCTCGACGCCGTCGTGACCTCCGACGAGGTGCCGCGCGGCCGCCCGGCCCCGTACATGATCCACCGCGCGATGGAGAAGACCGGCGTCGTCGACGTGCGCAAGGTGCTCGTCGCGGGGGACACGGTCGTCGACCTGGAGGCGGGGACGAACGCGGGCGCGGGTGTCGTCGTCGGCGTGCTCACGGGACAGCTCTCCCGTGAGCAGCTCGAACTCCACCCGCACACCTATGTGTTGGCCGGGGTCGCGGACGTCCCCGGCCTCCCGGAGACCGTCAGCTGA
- the pgm gene encoding phosphoglucomutase (alpha-D-glucose-1,6-bisphosphate-dependent), with the protein MTDRSGTPARPDDLVDIEELIDAYYTREPDVTRPEQRVVFGTSGHRGSSLDGAFNEKHIAAITQAIVEHRTAEGITGPLFIGPDSHALSKPALKTALGVLTAHGVRVKADANDDFVPTPALSHAILRHNRDESADRADGIVITPSHNPPRDGGFKYNPPHGGPADSTTTSWIAQRANELLEDPSWAPRSADQAAWEPYDFRERYVEDLKDIVDVDAIRTAGVRIGADPLGGASVHYWSRIAEMYGLDLTVVNPETDPTWRFMTLDWDGKIRMDPSSAPAMASVLARRHDYDLLTGNDADADRHGIVTPDAGLMNPNHYLAVAIHYLFSHRPRWSASAAIGKTLVSSAVIDRIAASLGRELVEVPVGFKWFVPGLVDGSVAFGGEESAGASFVRKDGSVWTTDKDGILLALLAAEITAVTGKTPSVYYAELAERHGASGAAYARIDAKATKEQKARLAKLTGDAITAETLAGEPITARLSEAPGNGAAIGGLKVTTENAWFAARPSGTEDVYKIYAESFRGAEHLAQVQSEAQAIVDAALS; encoded by the coding sequence ATGACTGACCGCTCTGGAACCCCCGCCCGGCCGGACGACCTCGTCGACATCGAGGAGCTGATCGACGCCTATTACACGAGGGAGCCCGACGTCACGCGCCCCGAGCAGCGTGTCGTCTTCGGTACGAGTGGCCATCGCGGCTCCAGCCTCGACGGCGCCTTCAACGAGAAGCACATCGCCGCGATCACGCAGGCCATCGTGGAGCACCGCACGGCCGAGGGCATCACGGGCCCCCTGTTCATCGGCCCCGACTCGCACGCCCTGTCGAAGCCCGCGCTGAAGACGGCGCTCGGCGTCCTGACGGCGCACGGCGTGCGGGTGAAGGCCGACGCGAACGACGACTTCGTGCCGACGCCAGCCCTCAGCCACGCGATCCTGCGCCACAACCGGGACGAGTCCGCCGACCGCGCCGACGGCATCGTGATCACGCCGAGCCACAACCCGCCGCGCGACGGCGGCTTCAAGTACAACCCGCCGCACGGCGGCCCCGCCGACTCGACGACCACGTCGTGGATCGCGCAGCGCGCCAACGAGCTGCTCGAGGACCCGAGTTGGGCTCCGCGCTCGGCGGACCAGGCCGCCTGGGAGCCGTACGACTTCCGGGAGCGGTACGTCGAGGACCTCAAGGACATCGTCGACGTGGACGCCATCCGGACGGCCGGCGTGCGCATCGGCGCCGACCCGCTGGGCGGCGCGAGTGTCCACTACTGGTCGCGGATCGCCGAGATGTACGGGCTCGATCTGACCGTGGTGAACCCGGAGACCGACCCGACCTGGCGGTTCATGACGCTGGACTGGGACGGCAAGATCCGGATGGACCCGTCGTCCGCGCCCGCGATGGCGTCGGTCCTCGCCCGCCGCCACGACTACGATCTGCTGACCGGCAACGACGCCGACGCCGACCGGCACGGCATCGTCACGCCGGACGCGGGTCTGATGAACCCGAACCACTATCTGGCCGTCGCCATTCACTACTTGTTCTCGCACCGGCCGCGGTGGTCGGCGTCCGCGGCGATCGGCAAGACGCTGGTGTCGAGCGCCGTCATCGACCGGATCGCCGCCTCGCTCGGCCGCGAACTCGTCGAGGTCCCCGTCGGGTTCAAGTGGTTCGTGCCCGGCCTGGTCGACGGCTCGGTGGCGTTCGGCGGCGAGGAGAGCGCCGGGGCGAGCTTCGTCCGCAAGGACGGCAGCGTGTGGACGACCGACAAGGACGGCATCCTGCTGGCGCTGCTCGCCGCCGAGATCACCGCCGTCACCGGGAAGACGCCGTCGGTGTACTACGCCGAACTCGCCGAGCGGCACGGGGCGTCGGGCGCCGCGTACGCCCGGATCGACGCCAAGGCGACCAAGGAGCAGAAGGCGCGTCTGGCCAAGCTCACCGGGGACGCGATCACCGCGGAGACCCTCGCGGGCGAGCCGATCACGGCCCGGCTGTCCGAGGCGCCGGGCAACGGCGCGGCGATCGGCGGGCTGAAGGTGACCACCGAGAACGCGTGGTTCGCGGCGCGCCCCAGCGGCACGGAGGACGTGTACAAGATCTACGCCGAGTCGTTCCGCGGGGCTGAGCATCTCGCGCAGGTGCAGAGCGAGGCCCAGGCGATCGTGGACGCGGCGCTCAGCTGA
- a CDS encoding cation transporter: MASGSTKAIVAALAANLAIAVAKFVAYLFSGSSSMLAESVHSLADSGNQGLLLLGGKRARRAETPQHPFGYGRTRYIYAFLVSIVLFSLGGMFALYEGYEKIRHPHAIEHWYWPVGVLVFSIVVEFFSLRTAVVESNAVRGGKSWRDFVRHSKAPELPVVLLEDIGAMIGLVLALAGVGLALATGDGVWDGIGTLCIGVLLVAIAIVLAAETKSLLLGEAAGPEHVARIEAALVDGESVTGVLHMRTLHLGPEELLVAAKIAVRDDDTVARVVAAIDAAEARVRAAVPIARVIYLEPDLPRTPSTPVADGGVQSS, from the coding sequence ATGGCTTCCGGCAGCACGAAGGCGATCGTGGCCGCTCTCGCGGCGAACCTGGCGATCGCGGTGGCGAAGTTCGTGGCGTACCTCTTCAGCGGTTCGTCGTCGATGCTCGCCGAGAGCGTCCACTCGCTGGCCGACTCCGGCAACCAGGGTCTGCTGCTGCTCGGCGGGAAGCGGGCCCGGCGTGCGGAGACGCCGCAGCACCCCTTCGGATACGGGCGCACCCGCTACATCTACGCGTTCCTCGTCTCCATCGTGCTGTTCTCGCTCGGCGGCATGTTCGCGCTGTACGAGGGCTACGAGAAGATCCGGCACCCGCACGCGATCGAGCACTGGTACTGGCCGGTCGGCGTGCTGGTGTTCAGCATCGTGGTCGAGTTCTTCTCGCTGCGCACCGCCGTCGTCGAGTCGAACGCGGTGCGCGGCGGCAAGTCGTGGCGGGACTTCGTCCGGCACTCCAAGGCACCGGAACTCCCCGTCGTCCTCCTGGAGGACATCGGCGCGATGATCGGCCTCGTACTGGCCCTCGCCGGCGTCGGTCTCGCCCTCGCCACCGGCGACGGAGTCTGGGACGGCATCGGCACGCTGTGCATCGGCGTCCTGCTCGTCGCCATCGCGATCGTGCTCGCGGCGGAGACGAAGTCGCTGCTGCTCGGCGAGGCGGCGGGGCCCGAGCACGTGGCCCGGATCGAGGCGGCGCTCGTCGACGGCGAATCGGTCACCGGCGTCCTGCACATGCGCACGCTCCACCTGGGCCCCGAGGAACTCCTCGTCGCCGCGAAGATCGCCGTACGCGACGACGACACGGTGGCGCGGGTGGTCGCCGCGATCGACGCGGCGGAGGCGAGGGTGCGCGCGGCGGTCCCGATCGCCCGGGTCATCTATCTCGAACCGGATCTGCCGCGCACGCCCTCGACTCCTGTGGCCGACGGGGGAGTTCAGTCCTCCTGA
- a CDS encoding Clp protease N-terminal domain-containing protein yields MTHSVGPSQPVRLDDLIEAIKKVHTDALDQLQDAVIAADHLGDVADHLIGHFVDQARRSGASWTDIGKSMGVTRQAAQKRFVPKGSENDLDPSQGFNRYTTRARNVVVAAQNEAHAAKNTTIGTAHLILGLVHEREGLGARAILAQDVLLDTVRQEAAAQLPAASEETPALVPFDADAKKALELTFREALRLGHNYVGTEHILLALLEHENGSGLLSGLGIDKDRAEEHIRAALAELSAAQED; encoded by the coding sequence ATGACGCATTCAGTCGGCCCCTCCCAGCCCGTACGCCTCGACGACCTGATCGAGGCCATCAAGAAGGTCCACACCGACGCCCTCGACCAGCTCCAGGACGCGGTCATCGCGGCGGACCACCTCGGTGACGTCGCCGACCACCTGATCGGCCACTTCGTCGACCAGGCCCGTCGGTCCGGCGCCTCCTGGACCGACATCGGCAAGAGCATGGGTGTCACCCGCCAGGCCGCGCAGAAGCGCTTCGTGCCCAAGGGCTCGGAGAACGACCTCGACCCGAGCCAGGGCTTCAACCGCTACACCACACGCGCCAGGAACGTGGTGGTGGCCGCGCAGAACGAGGCGCACGCCGCCAAGAACACCACGATCGGCACCGCCCATCTGATCCTCGGTCTCGTGCACGAGCGCGAGGGACTGGGCGCGAGGGCGATCCTCGCGCAGGACGTCCTCCTCGACACCGTCCGGCAGGAGGCCGCGGCCCAGCTCCCCGCCGCCTCCGAGGAGACCCCGGCCCTGGTGCCGTTCGACGCGGACGCCAAGAAGGCGCTGGAACTGACGTTCCGTGAGGCGCTGCGCCTCGGGCACAACTACGTCGGCACCGAGCACATCCTGCTCGCGCTCCTGGAGCACGAGAACGGGTCGGGGCTGCTCTCCGGCCTCGGCATCGACAAGGACAGGGCCGAGGAGCACATCCGCGCGGCGCTCGCGGAGCTGAGCGCCGCTCAGGAGGACTGA
- a CDS encoding aldo/keto reductase, protein MEYRQLGTSGLKVPALSFGAGTFGGRGPLFSAWGTSGVDQARRMVDLSLDHGVTLFDTADVYSDGASEEVLGAALKGRRDQVLISTKAALPTGEGPYDAGVSRSRLVRSVEAALRRLDTDHIDLFQLHAYDAAVPVEEVLATLDDLVRAGKIRYTGVSNYAGWQLMKGLSAAEKHGRPRFVAHQVYYSLVGRDYEWELMPLAKEEGVGAVVWSPLGWGRLTGKIRRGQPLPTNSRLHRTAQFGPPIEDEHLYRVVDALDEIAKETERTIPQIALNWLLCRPTVATVLIGARDEEQLEQNLGAVGWELTPEQVARLDAASEVMAPYPYYPYRTQAGFRRLNPPLV, encoded by the coding sequence ATGGAGTACCGACAGTTGGGGACGTCCGGCCTGAAGGTTCCCGCGCTGAGTTTCGGCGCCGGCACCTTCGGCGGGCGCGGCCCGCTCTTCTCGGCCTGGGGCACCTCCGGCGTCGACCAGGCGCGCCGCATGGTGGATCTGAGCCTGGACCACGGGGTGACCCTCTTCGACACGGCCGACGTCTACTCGGACGGCGCCTCGGAGGAGGTGCTCGGCGCGGCCCTCAAGGGCCGCCGCGACCAGGTGCTCATCTCCACCAAGGCCGCCCTGCCCACGGGTGAGGGACCGTACGACGCCGGAGTCTCCCGCTCCCGCCTCGTCCGGTCCGTCGAGGCCGCGCTGCGCCGCCTCGACACCGACCACATCGACCTCTTCCAGCTCCACGCCTACGACGCCGCCGTCCCGGTGGAGGAGGTGCTCGCCACCCTCGACGACCTGGTCAGGGCGGGCAAGATCCGCTACACCGGCGTCTCCAACTACGCGGGCTGGCAGCTGATGAAGGGCCTCTCGGCAGCGGAGAAGCACGGGCGTCCGCGGTTCGTGGCGCACCAGGTCTACTACTCGCTCGTCGGCCGCGACTACGAGTGGGAACTGATGCCGCTCGCGAAGGAGGAGGGGGTCGGCGCGGTGGTGTGGAGCCCGCTGGGCTGGGGCCGGCTCACCGGGAAGATCCGCCGCGGGCAGCCACTGCCGACGAACAGCCGACTGCACCGAACGGCACAGTTCGGGCCACCCATCGAGGACGAGCACCTGTACCGGGTGGTCGACGCGCTCGACGAGATCGCGAAGGAGACGGAGCGCACGATCCCGCAGATCGCCCTGAACTGGCTGCTGTGCAGGCCCACCGTGGCGACCGTGCTCATCGGCGCCCGCGACGAGGAGCAGTTGGAGCAGAACCTCGGCGCCGTCGGCTGGGAGCTCACGCCCGAGCAGGTCGCACGCCTCGACGCCGCGAGCGAGGTCATGGCGCCGTACCCCTACTACCCGTACCGGACCCAGGCCGGATTCCGCCGGCTGAACCCGCCGCTCGTCTGA
- a CDS encoding alpha/beta fold hydrolase: protein MSHAQAADGAALHYEVRGSGAPLVLLAGQSNNHRWWEAVRERFEAAFTTVVMDWRGTGASDAPDTDTYSTPNFARDVVAVLDHAGIARAHVYGTSMGGRVAQWLAADHAERVDRLVLGCTSPGAPHGIERGPAVRKALADPATVHATLLDLMYTPAYVAAHPGPFHTLGDPAMPAHARRRHLRASARHDAWDALPRIIAPTLVVHGSDDDFNPTANAPLIADRVPGARLQIVPGGRHAYFEECADRATPPVVDFLKGGPR from the coding sequence ATGTCCCACGCACAGGCGGCCGACGGCGCCGCGCTCCACTACGAAGTCCGCGGCAGTGGCGCCCCGTTGGTCCTGCTCGCCGGCCAGTCGAACAACCACCGCTGGTGGGAGGCGGTGCGCGAGCGCTTCGAAGCGGCCTTCACCACCGTCGTCATGGACTGGCGCGGCACGGGCGCGAGCGACGCACCCGACACCGACACGTACAGCACCCCGAACTTCGCCCGCGACGTCGTCGCCGTCCTCGACCACGCGGGCATCGCCCGCGCCCACGTCTACGGCACGTCGATGGGCGGCCGCGTCGCCCAATGGCTGGCCGCCGACCACGCGGAGCGCGTCGACCGCCTCGTCCTCGGCTGCACGTCACCGGGCGCGCCGCACGGCATCGAACGCGGCCCCGCCGTCCGCAAGGCCCTGGCCGACCCGGCCACCGTCCACGCCACGCTGCTCGACCTCATGTACACCCCGGCGTACGTCGCCGCGCACCCCGGGCCGTTCCACACGCTCGGCGACCCGGCGATGCCCGCGCACGCCCGCCGCCGTCATCTGCGCGCCAGCGCCCGCCACGACGCGTGGGACGCGCTGCCCCGCATCATCGCCCCGACCCTCGTCGTGCACGGCTCCGACGACGACTTCAACCCCACGGCGAACGCCCCGCTGATCGCCGACCGCGTCCCCGGCGCGCGCCTCCAGATCGTCCCCGGTGGCCGCCACGCCTACTTCGAGGAGTGCGCCGACCGGGCGACACCTCCGGTCGTCGACTTCCTGAAGGGCGGTCCCCGTTGA
- the murJ gene encoding murein biosynthesis integral membrane protein MurJ has product MSGTARIAGPRAEPDQPSLARSSLLMAAGTIVSRATGIIRQVLQAAALGTGLYASTYNTANTVPTSLYTLLIGGALNSVLVPQLVRARAEHADGGRAYEQRLVTLVVCVLGLGTALAVWAAPQIVGIYMNDTPAHHRAFELTVVFARFLLPQIFFYGLFAMFGQVLNARGRFGAMMWTPILNNIVLIGMFAAYLALLTLPRSPDDVTAAHIRVLGLGTTLGIAVQALALIPFARAAGFRLRPRFDWKGTGLGRSIQAARWTLLLVLANQVSLAVVTHFANAADTALPDDGVGYTAYTYAQTIWLLPQSIVTVSLVMALLPRMSAAAVAGRIDDVRADLSRALRATGAVIVPAGFLFVALGPQIAALLFGHGLADPGPIGHMLQAFGLGLMPFSAQYLMLRGFYAFEDTRTPFLTAVWIGAVNIALACACHWLLPTRWAVTAMAASYAVSYGVGLLLTARRLRRRLDGRIDGRRLLRAYGKLTLAAGITAAAAWATARACGEAWDDGTTGTAVALGAGALVMAAGFLALARLLRIDELRRLPFGRSH; this is encoded by the coding sequence TTGAGCGGGACGGCACGAATAGCCGGGCCGCGGGCCGAGCCGGACCAGCCCTCGCTCGCGCGGTCCTCCCTGCTCATGGCGGCGGGCACGATCGTCTCCCGCGCCACCGGCATCATCCGCCAGGTCCTCCAGGCCGCCGCCCTGGGCACCGGCCTGTACGCGAGCACGTACAACACCGCGAACACCGTCCCCACGAGCCTGTACACCCTGCTCATCGGCGGCGCCCTGAACTCCGTCCTGGTGCCCCAACTCGTGCGCGCCCGCGCCGAACACGCCGACGGCGGCCGCGCCTACGAACAACGCCTCGTCACCCTCGTCGTCTGCGTCCTCGGCCTCGGCACGGCCCTCGCCGTGTGGGCGGCGCCGCAGATCGTCGGCATCTACATGAACGACACGCCCGCCCACCACCGGGCCTTCGAACTCACCGTCGTCTTCGCCCGCTTCCTGCTGCCGCAGATCTTCTTCTACGGGCTGTTCGCGATGTTCGGCCAAGTCCTGAACGCACGCGGCAGGTTCGGCGCCATGATGTGGACCCCGATCCTCAACAACATCGTCCTCATCGGCATGTTCGCCGCCTACCTGGCGCTGCTCACCCTGCCCCGCAGTCCTGACGACGTGACCGCCGCCCACATCCGGGTCCTCGGCCTCGGCACCACCCTCGGCATCGCCGTCCAGGCACTCGCCCTGATCCCCTTCGCCCGCGCGGCCGGGTTCCGGCTGCGACCCCGCTTCGACTGGAAGGGCACCGGGCTCGGCAGGAGCATCCAGGCCGCCCGCTGGACCCTGCTGCTCGTCCTCGCCAACCAGGTCTCGCTCGCCGTCGTCACCCACTTCGCCAACGCCGCCGACACCGCGCTCCCGGACGACGGCGTCGGCTACACCGCGTACACCTACGCCCAGACGATCTGGCTCCTGCCGCAGTCCATCGTCACCGTCTCCCTCGTCATGGCCCTGCTGCCCCGGATGAGCGCCGCGGCCGTCGCGGGCCGCATCGACGACGTGCGCGCCGACCTGTCCCGCGCCCTGCGCGCCACCGGCGCCGTGATCGTGCCCGCCGGATTCCTCTTCGTGGCCCTCGGGCCCCAGATCGCCGCCCTGCTCTTCGGACACGGCCTCGCCGACCCCGGGCCGATCGGCCACATGCTCCAGGCGTTCGGGCTCGGTCTGATGCCGTTCTCCGCGCAGTACCTGATGCTGCGCGGGTTCTACGCCTTCGAGGACACCCGCACCCCGTTCCTCACCGCCGTCTGGATCGGCGCCGTCAACATCGCGCTCGCCTGCGCCTGCCACTGGCTGCTGCCCACGCGCTGGGCCGTCACCGCGATGGCCGCCTCCTACGCGGTGTCGTACGGCGTCGGGCTGCTGCTCACCGCCCGGCGGCTGCGGCGCCGGCTCGACGGACGGATCGACGGCCGCCGCCTCCTGCGCGCCTACGGGAAGCTGACCCTGGCCGCCGGGATCACCGCGGCCGCCGCCTGGGCGACCGCCCGCGCCTGCGGCGAAGCGTGGGACGACGGAACGACCGGCACCGCCGTGGCCCTCGGCGCGGGCGCCCTGGTCATGGCCGCCGGCTTCCTGGCCCTGGCCCGGCTGCTGCGCATCGACGAACTGCGTAGGCTGCCGTTCGGCCGATCCCACTGA
- a CDS encoding cellulose binding domain-containing protein, translated as MKSTRLRRSLTCAVAVALSCAGLVALPAGANAAAGDLTVQYHTGSTGSDQAEPWLKVRNSGTASVPLSGVKVRYYFKSDAGNPSYRFACSWAVKGCANITGTFGTLAHPTATADRYLEVGFTSGAGSLAAGADTGDLQLRFYRADWQSLNQSDDYSFAATQTSYANWSKVTAQLAGATVWGTAPEGNDPTDPTDPTDPTDPPAGGATLFDDFNYTAYNDPKIDAHGWSVRSNSGGPGVPGATWAPQNVTFASASGNSVMNLETSTSGTGESTKQTEVLTKALKFRNGTYAARVKFSDAPKSGPDGDHLVQTFFTINDLKAPMADDYAEYDFEYLPNGGWGEPSNILYTTSWETYNPDPWQAVNQHTESRQSYAGWHDLVVTIDNSDIRYYIDGQLFGTHGAAYLPERPMSINFNQWLIDLAGQTSTSARAYDQQVDYVLHVKDQVLTPAQVAAKVAAYRSAGTTFEDTVPAS; from the coding sequence ATGAAGAGCACACGTCTCCGCAGATCCCTCACCTGCGCCGTGGCGGTCGCACTGAGCTGCGCGGGCCTCGTCGCCCTGCCGGCCGGCGCGAACGCCGCCGCGGGTGACCTGACCGTGCAGTACCACACGGGCTCCACCGGCAGCGACCAGGCCGAACCCTGGCTGAAGGTCCGCAACTCCGGCACCGCGAGCGTGCCGCTGAGCGGCGTCAAGGTCCGCTACTACTTCAAGTCCGACGCGGGCAACCCGAGTTACCGCTTCGCGTGCTCGTGGGCCGTGAAGGGCTGCGCCAACATCACCGGCACGTTCGGCACGCTCGCCCACCCGACGGCGACCGCCGACCGCTATCTCGAGGTGGGGTTCACCTCCGGCGCGGGCTCCCTCGCGGCGGGCGCGGACACCGGAGATCTGCAACTGCGCTTCTACCGGGCGGACTGGCAGTCGCTCAACCAGTCCGACGACTACTCCTTCGCCGCGACGCAGACGAGTTACGCGAACTGGTCGAAGGTGACGGCGCAGCTCGCCGGCGCCACGGTCTGGGGCACGGCGCCCGAGGGCAACGACCCGACCGACCCCACGGACCCCACCGACCCGACCGATCCGCCCGCCGGGGGCGCCACGCTGTTCGACGACTTCAACTACACCGCGTACAACGACCCGAAGATCGACGCGCACGGCTGGAGCGTCCGCTCGAACTCCGGCGGACCGGGTGTGCCGGGCGCGACGTGGGCGCCGCAGAACGTCACCTTCGCGTCGGCGTCCGGGAACTCGGTGATGAACCTGGAGACGTCGACGTCGGGCACCGGCGAGAGCACGAAGCAGACCGAAGTCCTCACCAAGGCGCTGAAGTTCAGGAACGGGACGTACGCGGCCCGTGTGAAGTTCTCCGACGCGCCGAAGAGCGGGCCCGACGGGGACCACCTGGTGCAGACGTTCTTCACCATCAACGACCTCAAGGCGCCGATGGCCGACGACTACGCCGAGTACGACTTCGAGTACCTGCCCAACGGCGGCTGGGGCGAGCCGTCGAACATCCTCTACACGACGTCCTGGGAGACCTACAACCCGGACCCGTGGCAGGCCGTGAACCAGCACACGGAGAGCCGGCAGAGCTACGCGGGCTGGCACGACCTCGTCGTCACCATCGACAACAGCGACATCCGCTATTACATCGACGGTCAGCTCTTCGGCACGCACGGCGCGGCGTATCTGCCGGAGCGGCCGATGTCGATCAACTTCAACCAGTGGCTGATCGACCTGGCGGGCCAGACGAGCACGAGTGCGCGCGCGTACGACCAGCAGGTCGACTACGTGCTGCACGTCAAGGACCAGGTGCTCACGCCGGCGCAGGTCGCGGCGAAGGTGGCGGCGTACCGCTCGGCGGGCACCACGTTCGAGGACACCGTCCCCGCGTCCTGA
- a CDS encoding carbohydrate ABC transporter permease: MRPRRLPLHLAATATIVVCLFPVYWMVTTSFKPNRDIQSESPRLLPQSWTLDHFRRAIDADGFGLFWRNSVLVTLGAVALALIVALGASFAVARMRWRGRRQFMLMVFVAQMAPWESLIIPVYIISRDTDMLDRLPTLTLVYFMMTLPFTIVVLRGFIATIPAELEESAQVDGCTRFGAFRHVAFPLLAPGLMATSLFGYITAWNEFAYANFLIIKQQDHRTLPVWLSSFHNTFGTDWGATMAASTLFALPALVIFLLLQRHVTSGFAAGAVKG; encoded by the coding sequence GTGAGACCGCGCAGACTGCCGCTGCATCTCGCGGCCACCGCGACGATCGTCGTGTGCCTGTTCCCCGTCTACTGGATGGTCACGACGTCCTTCAAGCCGAACCGGGACATCCAGTCCGAGAGCCCCCGGCTCCTGCCCCAGAGCTGGACGCTCGACCACTTCCGGCGGGCGATCGACGCCGACGGCTTCGGTCTCTTCTGGCGCAACAGCGTGCTCGTCACGCTCGGCGCGGTGGCGCTCGCGCTGATCGTCGCGCTCGGCGCGTCGTTCGCGGTGGCGCGGATGCGGTGGCGGGGGCGGCGGCAGTTCATGCTGATGGTGTTCGTCGCGCAGATGGCACCGTGGGAGTCACTGATCATCCCCGTGTACATCATCTCGCGGGACACCGACATGCTGGACCGGCTGCCGACGCTGACCCTCGTGTACTTCATGATGACGCTGCCGTTCACGATCGTGGTGCTGCGCGGCTTCATCGCGACGATCCCCGCGGAGCTGGAGGAGTCGGCGCAGGTCGACGGCTGCACCCGGTTCGGCGCGTTCCGGCACGTGGCGTTCCCGCTGCTCGCGCCGGGCCTGATGGCGACCTCCCTGTTCGGCTACATCACGGCGTGGAACGAGTTCGCGTACGCCAACTTCCTCATCATCAAGCAGCAGGACCACCGGACGCTTCCGGTGTGGCTGTCCTCGTTCCACAACACGTTCGGCACCGACTGGGGCGCCACGATGGCCGCCTCCACACTCTTCGCGCTGCCCGCCCTGGTGATCTTCCTGCTGTTGCAGCGGCACGTCACGTCCGGCTTCGCGGCCGGCGCCGTGAAGGGCTGA